Proteins from one Deinococcus sp. AB2017081 genomic window:
- a CDS encoding serine protein kinase RIO translates to MSARWPDDGPGEQKLRRKRHRPQGRRRLDDLAAPDEDDIADDTVRRLTARGLITEVVAELKSGKEATAYVARSPHGPALLKIYRDLTARSFKNDAVYREGQVILDQRAARAMHSRSRTGLQMLQHGWVMAEYAHLWTLWRAGLNVPEPMAGPRPDDYAETVPAVLMRLIGTEDSVAPRLSDAQLSPAQSASAWEQSVDGLAQLLRLGYVHGDYSTYNLLWWENTVIIIDFPQLVTRQNPNFRDLLARDVQSLATSFRKHGIHADPDATLRDVQRRAAAGPAPEPRLVLP, encoded by the coding sequence ATGAGCGCCCGCTGGCCCGACGACGGGCCCGGCGAGCAGAAACTGCGCCGCAAACGCCACCGCCCCCAGGGCCGCCGGAGGCTTGACGACCTCGCCGCGCCCGACGAGGACGACATCGCCGACGACACCGTGCGCCGACTGACCGCGCGCGGCCTGATCACCGAGGTCGTCGCGGAACTCAAGAGCGGCAAGGAGGCCACCGCCTACGTGGCCCGCAGCCCCCACGGCCCGGCCCTGCTCAAGATCTACCGCGACCTCACCGCCCGCAGCTTCAAGAACGACGCCGTGTACCGCGAGGGTCAGGTCATCCTCGACCAGCGCGCCGCGCGCGCCATGCACTCGCGCAGCCGCACCGGCCTGCAGATGCTCCAGCACGGCTGGGTGATGGCCGAGTACGCGCACCTGTGGACGCTGTGGCGCGCCGGCCTGAACGTCCCCGAGCCCATGGCCGGCCCCCGCCCCGACGACTACGCCGAGACCGTGCCCGCCGTCCTGATGCGCCTGATCGGCACCGAAGACAGCGTCGCCCCCCGCCTGAGCGACGCCCAGCTCAGCCCCGCACAATCTGCGAGCGCGTGGGAGCAGAGCGTGGACGGCCTCGCGCAGCTGCTGCGCCTGGGCTACGTGCACGGCGACTACAGCACCTACAACCTGCTGTGGTGGGAGAACACCGTGATCATCATCGACTTCCCGCAACTCGTGACCCGCCAGAACCCGAACTTCCGCGACCTCCTCGCCCGCGACGTGCAGAGCCTCGCCACGTCCTTCCGCAAGCACGGCATCCACGCCGACCCCGACGCCACCCTGCGCGACGTGCAGCGCCGCGCCGCCGCCGGCCCCGCGCCCGAGCCCCGGCTGGTGCTGCCGTGA
- a CDS encoding glycoside hydrolase family 32 protein, which produces MSTLRPRVHFTARQYWLNDPNGLVYAGGAYHLFYQHNPRAAEHGYMSWGHATSPDLLTWTEHDVALPWRERHDVFSGSAVVDWANTSGLGRPGDPHPPVVAMYTAAGYYHQAQHLAVSRDGGATWDFATPDPVLDEGKQDFRDPKTFRHAASGQWISVVVHPDERQIGVYGSPDLHVWRELSRFGPVGGVDGIWEVPDLFPLTTPDGQERWVMKVDVFAGGPQGGTGAQYWVGDFDGAVFTPTQPARWADWGKDFYAAITYSDLPDPGRRVWLAWMNSWDYAKAIPTHPWRGAMTLPRELGLAPDGTEWALTQTPVRELDGVRQERRELIPGQDVEVTPGQALDLEMTVPQGGRAILTFRSEAGVEATLRAGGGELVLERPARADVPGFGGTHAAPLPPAGGDTDLRVILDTCSLEVFAAGGRVSLTDLLLPAAPVTRVTLDGEARRALWPLRPCVPDWEGEESPER; this is translated from the coding sequence GTGAGCACCCTGCGTCCCCGCGTGCATTTCACGGCCCGGCAGTACTGGCTGAACGACCCGAACGGCCTCGTATACGCGGGCGGCGCGTACCACCTCTTCTACCAGCACAATCCCCGCGCGGCGGAGCACGGCTACATGAGCTGGGGCCACGCGACCAGCCCCGACCTGCTGACCTGGACGGAGCACGACGTCGCCCTGCCGTGGCGCGAGCGGCACGACGTGTTCTCCGGCAGCGCGGTCGTGGACTGGGCGAACACCAGCGGGCTCGGGCGGCCCGGCGATCCCCACCCGCCGGTGGTCGCCATGTACACCGCGGCCGGGTATTACCACCAGGCGCAGCACCTCGCGGTCAGCCGCGACGGCGGCGCGACCTGGGACTTCGCCACGCCTGACCCCGTGCTCGACGAGGGCAAGCAGGACTTCCGCGATCCGAAGACCTTCCGGCACGCGGCCAGTGGTCAGTGGATCAGCGTGGTCGTCCACCCCGACGAGCGCCAGATCGGCGTGTACGGCTCGCCCGACCTGCACGTGTGGCGGGAGCTGTCCAGATTCGGCCCGGTGGGCGGCGTGGACGGCATCTGGGAGGTGCCGGATCTGTTCCCGCTGACCACTCCGGATGGCCAGGAACGCTGGGTCATGAAGGTGGACGTCTTCGCGGGCGGCCCCCAGGGCGGCACGGGCGCGCAGTACTGGGTGGGCGACTTCGACGGCGCGGTCTTCACGCCCACGCAGCCGGCCCGCTGGGCGGACTGGGGGAAGGACTTCTACGCCGCCATCACGTACAGCGACCTGCCCGACCCCGGGCGGCGCGTGTGGCTGGCGTGGATGAACTCGTGGGACTACGCCAAGGCCATCCCCACCCACCCGTGGCGTGGCGCGATGACCCTCCCGCGCGAGCTGGGCCTCGCCCCGGACGGCACTGAGTGGGCCCTGACGCAGACGCCCGTGCGGGAACTGGACGGAGTGCGGCAGGAGCGACGGGAGCTGATCCCCGGGCAGGACGTGGAGGTCACGCCGGGGCAGGCCCTCGACCTGGAAATGACGGTGCCGCAGGGGGGCCGCGCGATCCTCACCTTCCGCTCGGAGGCCGGCGTGGAGGCGACCCTGCGCGCCGGCGGGGGAGAGCTGGTGCTGGAGCGGCCCGCCCGCGCGGACGTGCCGGGCTTCGGTGGGACGCACGCGGCCCCGCTGCCGCCGGCGGGCGGCGACACCGACCTGCGCGTGATCCTCGACACGTGCTCGCTGGAGGTCTTCGCGGCGGGGGGCCGGGTCAGCCTCACCGACCTGCTGCTGCCCGCCGCGCCGGTCACCCGCGTGACCCTGGACGGGGAGGCCCGCAGAGCGCTGTGGCCGCTGCGTCCCTGCGTGCCCGACTGGGAGGGAGAGGAGAGCCCGGAGCGCTGA
- a CDS encoding ankyrin repeat domain-containing protein — protein sequence MPRRLLLPAALTVLAWPVSAHAGGAAHPAIARVAPAARAALDARLLAAAQAGQAAQVAALLRAGADVNTADAAGRTALTWAVVGDHVAAARVLINAGADPDRQDAQRNNALLVTGETGSVAMLREVLRARPDVTRTNRFGGTALIPAADRGHLAYVRAVLATTGIDVNHVNNLGWTALLEAVILGDGGPTHTEIVRVLLAHGADPRIADRDGTMALEHARQRGYAGMVKLLQATD from the coding sequence ATGCCGAGGCGACTCCTGCTGCCCGCCGCGCTGACCGTGCTCGCGTGGCCCGTTTCCGCGCACGCCGGCGGCGCGGCCCACCCCGCGATCGCTCGCGTGGCCCCCGCCGCCCGCGCAGCGCTGGACGCCCGGCTGCTCGCCGCCGCCCAGGCCGGGCAGGCCGCGCAGGTCGCGGCGCTGCTGCGCGCCGGGGCGGACGTGAACACCGCCGACGCCGCCGGCCGCACCGCCCTGACGTGGGCGGTCGTGGGCGACCACGTGGCGGCCGCACGCGTCCTGATCAACGCCGGGGCCGATCCCGACCGGCAGGACGCGCAGCGGAACAACGCCCTGCTCGTGACCGGGGAGACCGGCAGCGTCGCCATGCTGCGCGAGGTGCTGAGGGCCCGGCCCGACGTGACGCGCACCAACCGCTTCGGCGGCACCGCCCTGATCCCGGCCGCCGACCGCGGCCACCTCGCGTACGTGCGGGCCGTGCTGGCGACCACGGGCATCGACGTGAACCACGTGAACAACCTGGGCTGGACGGCCCTGCTGGAGGCCGTGATCCTGGGCGACGGCGGGCCCACGCACACGGAGATCGTGCGCGTGCTGCTGGCGCACGGGGCCGACCCGCGGATCGCCGACCGGGACGGCACCATGGCCCTGGAGCACGCCCGGCAGCGGGGGTACGCGGGGATGGTGAAGTTACTCCAGGCCACGGACTGA
- a CDS encoding NAD(P)/FAD-dependent oxidoreductase, producing the protein MTPDVLDVVVVGAGLAGLAAARDLHGAGERVRVLDKGRGVSGRAATRRAQGEDGAAARLDHGARFFTVRAERTRGLVAQGERDGWLREWARGFARWEDGRVTGARSDGHPRYAPPEGLSALGKALADGLDVHTGVTVTALERRGDVWHVLAASGEVARARTVLLDVPAPQLLPLLAGTGVAVPDVAYDPAWAAGVVLAADLDATWPALELRGHPVLEWIAREHTKRPAGHPPAVMLHATPAWSRANLERTPDEVLPELLDAARDVLGDLPGVESAFAHRWRYATPIRRAAGAGHWDAGQRLGLCGDGFTPDEHGPRVEAALLSGWWLAAQAAP; encoded by the coding sequence ATGACGCCTGACGTGCTGGACGTGGTCGTGGTCGGGGCTGGGCTGGCCGGACTGGCCGCCGCCCGCGACCTGCACGGGGCCGGGGAGCGCGTGCGGGTGCTCGACAAGGGCCGCGGCGTGTCCGGCCGCGCCGCGACCCGCCGCGCCCAGGGCGAGGACGGCGCGGCCGCCCGACTCGACCACGGCGCGCGCTTCTTCACGGTGCGCGCGGAGCGCACCCGCGGGCTCGTGGCGCAGGGGGAACGGGACGGCTGGCTGCGCGAGTGGGCGCGCGGCTTCGCCCGCTGGGAGGACGGCCGCGTCACGGGGGCCCGCAGCGACGGCCACCCCCGCTACGCGCCCCCGGAGGGGCTGAGCGCCCTGGGCAAGGCCCTCGCGGACGGACTGGACGTACATACGGGCGTGACCGTGACCGCCCTGGAACGCCGCGGTGACGTGTGGCACGTCCTGGCCGCGTCCGGCGAGGTCGCCCGCGCGCGCACCGTGCTGCTGGACGTGCCCGCCCCTCAGCTCCTGCCGCTGCTTGCGGGGACGGGCGTGGCGGTGCCGGACGTCGCCTACGACCCCGCGTGGGCGGCCGGTGTGGTGCTGGCCGCCGACCTCGACGCCACGTGGCCCGCGCTGGAACTGCGGGGGCACCCTGTCTTGGAGTGGATCGCCCGCGAGCACACCAAGCGCCCCGCCGGGCACCCCCCCGCCGTGATGCTGCACGCCACGCCCGCGTGGTCGCGCGCGAACCTGGAACGCACCCCGGACGAGGTGCTGCCCGAACTCCTGGACGCCGCGCGAGACGTGCTGGGCGACCTGCCCGGCGTGGAGAGTGCCTTCGCGCACCGCTGGCGCTACGCCACGCCCATCCGCCGCGCCGCCGGGGCCGGGCACTGGGACGCCGGGCAGCGGCTGGGCCTGTGCGGCGACGGCTTCACCCCGGACGAGCACGGCCCGCGCGTCGAGGCCGCCCTGCTGAGCGGGTGGTGGCTCGCCGCGCAGGCCGCGCCCTAG
- a CDS encoding HpcH/HpaI aldolase/citrate lyase family protein — translation MTARPLRSVLYVPGDKPRAIDKARTLSPDAVILDLEDAVAPEHKEAARAHVRDALAARWPVPVLVRVNGSGAPWEHDDRELALTAGAAGLVLPKVEDARTAHDLSLGLPLWAMIETPRGVLNAPAIAAVPGVAGLLVGANDLARALRTRPHPDRAPLLHALSAVVLAARAHGKIPLDAVYNDVRDPDGFARECRQGRDLGFTGKTVIHPAQIDPANAAYGVTDDEADEARALIAAWDAARAEGRSVATHQGALVEQMHVDEAQDVLALWEGTRGK, via the coding sequence ATGACCGCCCGCCCCCTGAGAAGCGTCCTGTACGTGCCGGGCGACAAGCCCCGCGCCATCGACAAGGCCCGCACCCTGAGCCCCGACGCGGTGATCCTCGACCTGGAGGACGCCGTGGCCCCCGAGCACAAGGAGGCCGCGCGCGCCCACGTCCGCGACGCGCTGGCCGCCCGCTGGCCGGTGCCCGTGCTGGTGCGCGTGAACGGCTCGGGTGCCCCCTGGGAGCACGACGACCGCGAACTCGCCCTGACCGCCGGGGCCGCCGGCCTCGTCCTCCCGAAGGTCGAGGACGCCCGCACCGCCCACGACCTGAGCCTCGGGCTGCCCCTGTGGGCCATGATCGAGACGCCCCGCGGCGTCCTGAACGCCCCCGCCATCGCCGCCGTGCCGGGCGTCGCCGGCCTGCTCGTCGGCGCGAACGACCTCGCCCGCGCCCTGCGCACCCGCCCCCACCCCGACCGCGCGCCCCTGCTGCACGCCCTGAGCGCCGTCGTGCTCGCCGCCCGCGCCCACGGCAAGATCCCCCTCGACGCCGTGTACAACGACGTCCGCGACCCCGACGGCTTCGCCCGCGAGTGCCGGCAGGGCCGCGACCTCGGCTTCACCGGCAAGACCGTCATCCACCCCGCCCAGATCGACCCCGCCAACGCCGCCTACGGCGTCACCGACGACGAGGCCGACGAGGCCCGCGCCCTGATCGCCGCGTGGGACGCCGCCCGAGCCGAGGGCAGGAGCGTGGCCACGCACCAGGGGGCCCTCGTCGAGCAGATGCACGTGGACGAAGCGCAGGATGTGCTCGCGCTGTGGGAGGGGACGCGGGGGAAGTGA
- a CDS encoding carbohydrate kinase — translation MPLTDTESALLALIRETPLATSEELARRLGSTRAAVNVHVSNLVKKGALLGRGYVLPPEGGPGRVVVVGGANVDVKARTHSAAVPGTSNPGVTVQAPGGVGRNVAENLARLGVRVALISVVGRDALGDELLRGTEAAGVDVRGVLRAPGVATGTYTAVLDASGELLVAVAAMEAMDALTPAAVQERRGALGGAAWAVADGNVPEATLAHVLSLAAGAGVPVVFEPVSVPKAARLLPALAAGLSPHAVTPNVPELEVLVGHAVPDTVDAIRAAAAELHARGVAVVWVRRGAQGSVLSAPDGVHTLPALPAAVRDVTGAGDAMLAAFLAALASGRPPAEAARHGHAAAAITVESDHAVSPALTPAAITARLT, via the coding sequence ATGCCCCTGACCGACACCGAATCCGCCCTGCTGGCCCTGATCCGGGAGACCCCCCTGGCCACGTCGGAGGAGCTCGCCCGCCGCCTGGGCTCGACCCGCGCGGCCGTGAACGTGCACGTGAGCAATCTGGTGAAGAAGGGCGCGCTGCTGGGCCGCGGGTACGTGCTGCCGCCGGAGGGCGGGCCGGGCCGCGTGGTGGTGGTGGGCGGCGCGAACGTGGACGTGAAGGCGCGCACGCACTCGGCGGCGGTGCCGGGCACGAGCAATCCGGGCGTGACGGTGCAGGCTCCAGGCGGCGTGGGCCGGAACGTGGCGGAGAACCTGGCGCGGCTGGGCGTGCGTGTGGCGCTGATCTCCGTGGTGGGCCGCGACGCGCTGGGCGACGAGCTGCTGCGCGGGACGGAGGCGGCGGGGGTGGACGTGCGCGGGGTGCTGCGCGCGCCGGGCGTGGCGACGGGCACGTACACGGCGGTGCTGGACGCGTCGGGCGAGCTGCTCGTGGCGGTGGCGGCCATGGAGGCGATGGACGCGCTGACGCCCGCGGCGGTGCAGGAGCGGCGCGGGGCGCTGGGCGGGGCGGCGTGGGCGGTGGCGGACGGCAACGTGCCGGAGGCGACGCTCGCGCACGTGCTGTCGCTGGCAGCGGGGGCGGGCGTGCCGGTGGTGTTCGAGCCGGTGAGCGTGCCGAAGGCCGCACGGCTCCTCCCGGCGCTGGCGGCGGGCCTGTCGCCGCACGCGGTGACGCCGAACGTGCCGGAGCTGGAGGTGCTGGTCGGCCACGCCGTGCCCGACACGGTGGACGCGATCCGCGCGGCGGCGGCCGAGCTGCATGCGCGGGGCGTGGCGGTCGTGTGGGTGCGCCGCGGCGCGCAGGGCAGCGTGCTGTCCGCTCCGGACGGCGTCCACACCCTGCCGGCCCTGCCCGCGGCCGTGCGCGACGTGACCGGCGCGGGCGACGCCATGCTCGCGGCGTTCCTCGCGGCCCTCGCATCCGGCCGGCCGCCCGCCGAGGCCGCCCGGCACGGGCACGCGGCGGCGGCCATCACCGTCGAGAGCGACCACGCCGTCTCCCCCGCCCTGACGCCCGCCGCCATCACCGCCCGCCTGACCTGA
- a CDS encoding pseudouridine-5'-phosphate glycosidase, which yields MPHTAKPSVLPYLDLHPEVAAALDAGRAVVALESTIISHGMPFPQNVEMARGVEDVVRAHGAVPATIAVLGGRLKVGLTPEELHLLATDKGVDKISTRDLPVTVALGRHGATTVASTMRIAALAGIRVFATGGTGGVHRGAGDTMDVSADLLELARTDVCVVSAGVKSILDIGLTLEVLETQGVPAITLGNEEFPAFYSRSSGFRSPLSVATPDEAARVLRAKWALGLSGGVLLANPVPEADEIPAAEMATHIDRALADMDARGLTGKDTTPYLLGRIVELTEGRSLVTNIALVRHNAAVAAQVAVAYAGLTAEG from the coding sequence ATGCCACACACCGCCAAGCCGTCCGTCCTCCCGTACCTCGACCTGCACCCGGAGGTGGCCGCCGCGCTGGACGCGGGGCGTGCGGTGGTGGCGCTGGAGAGCACCATCATCAGCCACGGCATGCCGTTCCCGCAGAACGTGGAGATGGCCCGCGGCGTCGAGGACGTCGTGCGCGCGCACGGCGCGGTGCCCGCGACGATCGCGGTGCTGGGCGGCCGCCTGAAGGTGGGCCTGACCCCGGAAGAACTACACCTGCTGGCGACCGATAAGGGCGTGGACAAGATCAGCACCCGCGACCTGCCGGTGACGGTCGCACTTGGGCGGCACGGGGCGACGACCGTGGCGAGCACCATGCGCATCGCGGCGCTGGCGGGCATCCGCGTGTTCGCCACGGGCGGCACCGGCGGCGTGCACCGCGGCGCGGGCGACACCATGGACGTCAGCGCCGACCTGCTGGAACTCGCCCGCACCGACGTGTGCGTGGTCAGCGCCGGCGTCAAGAGCATCCTCGACATCGGCCTGACCCTGGAGGTGCTGGAGACCCAGGGCGTCCCCGCGATCACGCTGGGCAACGAGGAATTCCCCGCGTTCTACTCGCGTTCCAGCGGCTTCCGCTCGCCGCTGTCCGTGGCCACCCCGGACGAGGCCGCCCGCGTGCTGCGCGCCAAGTGGGCGCTGGGCCTGTCCGGCGGCGTGCTCCTCGCCAACCCCGTGCCCGAGGCCGACGAGATCCCCGCCGCCGAGATGGCCACGCACATCGACCGCGCGCTGGCCGACATGGACGCCAGGGGCCTCACCGGCAAGGACACCACCCCGTACCTGCTGGGCCGCATCGTGGAACTCACGGAGGGCCGCAGCCTGGTCACGAACATCGCCCTGGTGCGCCACAACGCGGCGGTGGCCGCGCAGGTGGCGGTGGCCTACGCGGGGCTGACGGCAGAGGGCTGA
- a CDS encoding DUF2167 domain-containing protein — MKHAFMLAALTIAAPALATSPAAAPLAYRTGTVSLLGGKATLDTGSTLRYLDAAGARRVIVDEWGNPPEAADDALGMIVPAGIDPATRDGWAVVVTESRDGHVSDSDAAKINYDKLLRDMQAGTAEANKEREEAGYGTLELVGWADPPRYDAATHKMYWAKELAFDGSDQHTLNYAVRILGRDNVLELNAVAGMTQLPQIKRDMATLLSQVSFAPGARYEDFDGKTDKVAAYGIAGLVGVVAAKKLGLLALLPLLLKKGWIVIAAALGLLGRVFGRKGGAQA; from the coding sequence ATGAAACATGCCTTCATGTTGGCGGCGCTGACCATCGCCGCTCCGGCCCTCGCCACCTCGCCCGCCGCCGCGCCGCTGGCCTACCGGACGGGCACGGTCTCGCTGCTGGGCGGCAAGGCCACCCTGGACACCGGCTCGACCCTGCGATACCTCGACGCCGCGGGGGCCCGGCGCGTCATCGTGGACGAGTGGGGCAACCCCCCGGAGGCGGCCGACGACGCCCTGGGCATGATCGTGCCCGCCGGCATCGATCCCGCCACCCGCGACGGCTGGGCGGTCGTGGTCACCGAGAGCCGGGACGGGCACGTCTCGGACAGCGACGCCGCGAAGATCAATTACGACAAGCTGCTCAGGGACATGCAGGCCGGCACCGCCGAGGCCAACAAGGAGCGCGAGGAGGCCGGGTACGGCACCCTGGAACTCGTCGGCTGGGCCGACCCGCCGCGCTACGACGCGGCCACGCACAAGATGTACTGGGCCAAGGAACTCGCCTTCGACGGCAGCGACCAGCACACCCTGAACTACGCCGTGCGCATCCTGGGCCGCGACAATGTGCTCGAACTGAACGCCGTGGCCGGCATGACCCAGCTCCCACAGATCAAGCGCGACATGGCCACCCTGCTCTCGCAGGTGTCCTTCGCGCCCGGTGCCCGCTACGAGGACTTCGACGGCAAGACCGACAAGGTCGCCGCGTACGGCATCGCAGGCCTCGTCGGCGTGGTCGCCGCCAAGAAACTCGGCCTGCTGGCCCTCCTGCCCCTGCTGCTGAAGAAGGGCTGGATCGTCATCGCCGCCGCCCTGGGCCTCCTGGGCCGCGTCTTCGGCCGCAAGGGCGGCGCGCAGGCGTAA
- a CDS encoding dicarboxylate/amino acid:cation symporter gives MPRIFRSLYAQVLTAIVIGVAVGHFFPTVGEGLKPLGDGFIKLIKVVIGPIIFCTVVSGVASMRDTKKIGRVGGKALLYFEVVTTAALLIGLVVVNLVGPGRGMNINPATLDTSAIAKYTEAAGQQTVADFILHVIPTTFVSAFTEGDLLQVLLIALLSGFALIRMGDLGQRILKGIDAVSVMVFQILGFIMKLAPIGAFGAMAFTIGKYGVGSLQQLAYLMGTFYLTCALFIFVLLNIIAKLSGFSLLKFLRYIKEELLLVLGTSSSESALPRLMAKLENAGANKSVVGLVVPTGYSFNLDGTSIYLTMAAVFIAQATNTNLSFAQEVALLGILLLTSKGAAGVTGSGFVVLAGTLAALGSVPVAGLALILGIDRFMSEGRAITNIIGNGVATLVVARSERALDMNRLTRVLNGEQLPPVNADVQAEERAEGRPLGGVPA, from the coding sequence ATGCCCAGGATCTTCCGCAGTCTCTACGCGCAGGTGCTCACCGCCATCGTGATCGGCGTGGCCGTCGGCCACTTCTTCCCGACCGTCGGGGAGGGGCTCAAGCCGCTCGGCGACGGCTTCATCAAGCTGATCAAGGTCGTGATCGGCCCGATCATCTTCTGCACGGTCGTCAGCGGCGTCGCCAGCATGCGCGACACGAAGAAGATCGGCCGGGTGGGCGGCAAGGCCCTGCTGTACTTCGAGGTCGTGACCACCGCCGCCCTGCTGATCGGGCTGGTCGTCGTGAACCTCGTCGGGCCGGGGCGCGGCATGAACATCAACCCCGCCACCCTGGACACCAGCGCCATCGCCAAGTACACCGAGGCCGCCGGGCAGCAGACCGTCGCGGACTTCATCCTGCACGTCATCCCCACCACCTTCGTCAGCGCCTTCACCGAGGGCGACCTGCTGCAGGTGCTCCTGATCGCGCTGCTCAGTGGCTTCGCCCTGATCCGCATGGGCGACCTGGGCCAGCGCATCCTGAAGGGGATCGACGCCGTGAGCGTCATGGTGTTCCAGATCCTGGGCTTCATCATGAAGCTCGCCCCCATTGGCGCGTTCGGCGCGATGGCCTTCACCATCGGCAAGTACGGCGTGGGCAGCCTGCAGCAGCTCGCGTACCTGATGGGCACCTTCTACCTCACCTGCGCGCTGTTCATCTTCGTGCTGCTCAACATCATCGCGAAGCTGTCGGGCTTCAGCCTGCTGAAGTTCCTGCGCTACATCAAGGAGGAACTGCTGCTCGTGCTGGGCACCAGCTCCAGCGAGAGCGCCCTGCCGCGCCTGATGGCCAAGCTGGAGAACGCCGGCGCGAACAAGAGCGTGGTCGGGCTGGTCGTGCCCACCGGGTACTCGTTCAACCTCGACGGCACCAGCATCTACCTGACCATGGCCGCCGTGTTCATCGCGCAGGCCACCAACACCAACCTGTCCTTCGCGCAGGAAGTCGCGCTGCTGGGCATCCTGCTCCTCACCAGCAAGGGCGCGGCGGGCGTCACGGGCAGCGGGTTCGTGGTGCTCGCGGGCACCCTGGCCGCGCTGGGCAGCGTGCCGGTCGCGGGCCTCGCCCTGATCCTCGGCATCGACCGCTTCATGAGCGAGGGCCGCGCCATCACCAACATCATCGGCAACGGCGTCGCCACCCTGGTCGTCGCCCGCAGCGAGAGGGCGCTCGACATGAACCGCCTGACCCGCGTCCTGAACGGCGAGCAGCTCCCCCCCGTGAACGCCGACGTCCAGGCCGAGGAGCGCGCCGAGGGCCGCCCGCTGGGAGGCGTGCCGGCGTAG
- a CDS encoding sensor histidine kinase — protein sequence MNTTRRAAVCHTAVTMSVQRVPSGPGRPGSPADGLGPLAREVALPHTPRLLRVRSRLFLSTLGAFLLLAVPLLGLVSQGVYGGIHRSFAERSLRESRLVAALPPVVAALSGNAAERATVNTVMNTYRELLGADYVVVTDRRTRRLTHPEPSRIGEPMAGGDFTAFLAGRSVTETVQGTLGRSVRSKVPVVDGRGEVLGLASVGFLLPRLRDVFRDVLWAALPWYLGALALALGLSLLLARRAQREMLNLEPEQIAGGLLHYRTVMNALEEGVLVVRGGLVYVMNPQARALLGVPAQELPVPLSTLLPGGLPGGADVPLDVRGRPLLAGVQDTGDGAQVLTLRDLARVRALADELTQSRRYAELLRAQTHEFTNRLHTLAGLLHLGETREALALIHAQAERHAAHADAVARVRPLRLAALLLGKFDRAAELGVALTVDPLTAMPAGVPPATLDLLELAAGNLLENALEAAAGSSGAQVHVLIAADPEGLVLEVRDSGPGVPPELAATVTRRGVSSRGAGRGVGLALVQARADAQGADLTHDRVTDVAGRTWTRFTLDVPAGDGA from the coding sequence GTGAACACAACCCGCCGCGCGGCGGTGTGCCACACTGCCGTGACCATGAGCGTGCAGCGCGTTCCCTCCGGCCCGGGACGGCCCGGCAGCCCGGCGGACGGCCTGGGGCCGCTGGCGCGCGAGGTCGCGCTGCCTCACACGCCGCGACTGCTGCGGGTGCGCTCGCGGCTGTTCCTGTCCACGCTGGGGGCCTTCCTGCTGCTGGCGGTGCCGCTGCTGGGGCTGGTCAGCCAGGGGGTATACGGCGGCATCCACCGCTCGTTCGCGGAGCGGTCGCTGCGCGAGTCGCGGCTGGTCGCGGCCCTGCCCCCGGTGGTGGCCGCCCTGTCGGGGAACGCCGCCGAGCGCGCCACCGTGAACACGGTCATGAACACCTACCGCGAACTGCTGGGCGCGGACTACGTGGTCGTCACGGATCGCCGCACCCGCCGCCTGACGCACCCCGAGCCGTCGCGGATCGGCGAGCCGATGGCCGGCGGGGACTTCACGGCGTTCCTGGCGGGCCGCAGCGTCACCGAGACGGTGCAGGGCACGCTGGGCCGCTCGGTGCGCTCGAAGGTGCCGGTCGTGGACGGCCGCGGCGAGGTGCTGGGCCTGGCGAGCGTGGGCTTCCTGCTGCCGCGGCTGCGCGACGTGTTCCGGGACGTGCTGTGGGCGGCGCTGCCGTGGTACCTGGGGGCGCTCGCGCTCGCGCTGGGCCTGTCGCTGCTGCTCGCGCGGCGCGCGCAGCGCGAGATGCTGAACCTCGAACCCGAGCAGATCGCGGGCGGGCTGCTGCACTACCGCACGGTCATGAACGCGCTGGAGGAGGGCGTGCTGGTCGTGCGCGGGGGGCTGGTGTACGTCATGAACCCGCAGGCCCGCGCGCTGCTGGGCGTGCCCGCGCAGGAACTGCCGGTGCCGCTGTCCACGCTGCTGCCCGGCGGCCTGCCCGGCGGGGCGGACGTGCCGCTGGACGTGCGCGGCCGGCCGCTGCTGGCGGGCGTGCAGGACACCGGCGACGGCGCGCAGGTGCTGACGCTGCGGGATCTGGCGCGGGTGCGGGCGCTGGCCGACGAGCTCACGCAGTCGCGCCGCTACGCCGAGCTGCTGCGCGCGCAGACGCACGAGTTCACGAACCGCCTGCACACCCTGGCGGGCCTGCTGCACCTCGGCGAGACGCGCGAGGCGCTGGCCCTGATCCACGCGCAGGCCGAGCGGCACGCCGCGCACGCCGACGCGGTGGCGCGCGTGCGGCCCCTGCGGCTCGCGGCGCTGCTGCTCGGCAAGTTCGACCGCGCCGCGGAGCTCGGCGTGGCCCTCACGGTCGATCCGCTCACCGCCATGCCCGCGGGCGTGCCGCCCGCCACCCTCGACCTGCTGGAACTCGCGGCCGGCAACCTGCTGGAGAACGCGCTGGAGGCCGCCGCGGGCTCCAGCGGCGCGCAGGTGCACGTCCTGATCGCCGCCGATCCCGAGGGGCTGGTGCTGGAGGTGCGCGACAGCGGCCCGGGCGTGCCCCCGGAACTGGCCGCCACCGTGACCCGGCGGGGCGTGAGCAGCAGGGGCGCGGGGCGCGGCGTGGGCCTGGCGCTGGTGCAGGCGCGCGCCGACGCGCAGGGGGCCGACCTGACGCACGACCGGGTGACGGACGTGGCGGGCCGGACGTGGACGCGCTTCACGCTGGACGTGCCCGCCGGGGACGGCGCGTGA